The stretch of DNA ACACTGTTGCCGGCTACATTGCGGATACCCTGCTCCAGTGAAACCGCCTGCTTCCAGTCGCCGGCGCCGCTCCAGGAGCCAATCATATCACGCTGGCGGGTAGCTAGGGGACCAACCAAGGCAATAGTGCCCACTTTTTTGAGGGGCAGGGTGTTGTTGCTGTTTTTAAGCAGCACCATGCTTTTGCGCGCAATGTCGCGGGCATCGGCTACGTACTCCTTCTTCATCATGGTAGCCTTGGCCCGCTTCTCATTGGTATAGAGATAGGGGTCTTGGAACAGGCCTAGCTTGTACTTGGCTTCCAGAATCCGACGGCAGGCCAGGTCAATCTGCTCCTGCTTCACGGTGCCATCCTTCAGGTTTTGAGCGAGATTCTTGAGGAATATTTCCCCCACCATGTCCTGGTCGATGCCTGCGTTCAGGGCCAGCGCCGACACCTGAGCATCGTTGCCCATGCCGTGGGCGCTCATTTCGTTGATGGCGGTATAGTCGGTGGCCACAAAACCATCGAAACCCCAATGATTCCGCAACAACTCCGTCATCAGCCACTTGTTGCCGGTAGCCGGAATGCCATTGATGTCATTAAACGACGACATCATGGAGCCCGCACCGGCCTCTACTGCGGCTTTGTAGGGCGGCAGGTACTCGTTGTACATGCGCACCAGGCTCATGTCGGTGGTGTTGTAGTCACGGCCGGCTTCGGCGGCACCGTAGAGGGCAAAGTGCTTCACGCAGGCCATTACGGTGTTGTTTTTGGTCAGGTCAGAGCCCTGGTAGCCGCGCACCATTACGCGGGCAATCTGAGAGCCCAGATAAGGGTCCTCGCCCGAGCCTTCAGAGATACGGCCCCAGCGCGGGTCGCGGGCAATGTCTACCATGGGCGAGTACACCCAGTTGATACCGTCGGCAGAGGCCTCTTCGGCAGCAATGCGGGCACTACGCTCAATGGCCTGCAGGTCCCAGCTGGAGGCCAGACCTAGCGCAATCGGGAAAATGGTGCGGTGGCCGTGAATTACGTCGTAGCCGAAAATGAGCGGAATATGCAGGCGCGACTCCTTCACGGCCATTTCCTGCAGCTTGCGCGCGGCTTTAGGCGTGAAGGTGTTCAGCACCGAGCCCACATTGCCCTTGCGGATGTTGGCATCCACGTCTTTGCTTACTACGGGCCCGGTCACGTCAAAGCCCACCGTAATCATGTTGAGCTGGCCAATCTTTTCTTCCAGCGTCATCTTCTGCATCAGGTCGCTGATGAACTTGTTCATCTTCTGATCATCGGCCGACGGAGCAGTGGCGGTAGTGGAGTCGGCGTTGTGCGCTTGCAGCTGCGGCGTTAGCAACCCCAACGACATAAGCAGGGCAGTTCGGAAAACACGTTTCATATGGGAATGGAAAGGAATTAAGAATCAGAGCAAGTCAGTGAGGTGAGCAATCTGCACCCCCTTTACTGAGCTGAGTTGAAGCAACGCTACCGCTTCATAGCAGAAACCTGGAGCTACAGAGATGCGACAGCGCGGCCCAGAGGACGACTTGTTTCTACTTACCTCGCTTCAACAACAGCAAAACGTAACGCTACTTCACTGCCAGCACAGAAGTGCGCGACGAAACGCCGTTTTCGTTGATAGCCTCAATGGTATAGTAATAAGGCAGGTCTTTGTCCATGCCTTTGAAGTAATATTCGGCGGCTCCGTGCACCATTATGCAGCTGTAGAGCTTGTCGGGCGCTATTCCTACGTGAATGTTGTAGGCGTAGGCATCAGCAGAAGGAGTCCAATTTAACCAGGCACTGCGCTTGTCCTTCTCGGTGCGCAATACTACAAAACCTTTTACTTGGTTGGGTGGTGAACCACTCCCAAGCCCAAAAATTCGTAGGCCACTCAGGGCAAACTTACCCGTGGGCATATGGATATTTTCAAGCTTAAGGTAGCGCGTTTGTACTGGCCTAGCTAGCTCAATATAGTCGTGGGGCACATCAGTCTGGTTGCGGCTTTTGTCTACCAGCACCTTCCACTTCCTGCCGTCTTTCGACTCCCACAGCCTGTACTGATGATAAATTCCCTGCTGCTTGCCCAGGAATGCTGCATCTTGGTCAGCATAGTTAATCTGGATGGCATGTACCGTACTCAAACTACCTAAGTCAGTTTGTAGATACTCGCCCTTATTGCCCGTAGCAGCACTCCAGCACGTTTTTATACTCTCATCAACGGCATAATTGGGCTCATACCCACCAAGCGTAGATGACACCTGCACGGGCTTTTGGTAGTTAAGCAGCATCCAGCCTGTGAACCGACTTTTGAGGTGGTCCTCGGGACCGGTGGGCAGGTAGTGCGGATAGTCGCCAAAATCAGTATTGGCGTACAGCACGCCGTCTTTATCAAAACCCGCGGGCCATAGGCCTAGCCGTCGTTCAAAATTGTTTTTTACCGATATCACCATGGTAGACAAGTGCCACCAGTTACCCCAGGTATCCTGAAAGGTGTTGCCATGGCCCGCCCCACGGGCAAAACCACCGGGCTTATAGGCAAATGGGTTGTGCTTTTGCGGGGTAAAGGGGCCTAGCGGCTTGTCACTTATCTGCACCCCATCGGCGTAGCCGCTAAATTCAGTGCCCGGGGCTCCATACTGCAAGTAATACTTTCCCTGATACTTAGTCATCCAGGCACCCTCCATAAAGGGGGACAGGAACGTGTTATCTAAGTATTCACCAAAGCGCTGCCAGCCAAACTGCTTGTCGTTGAGCCCGAACATAGTTTTGGGCTGCCCGATGGGCTGGAAGGTTTTGCGGCTGATTTGCTGGCCATAAAGCGGAAACTCATTGCTGCTGCCCCAATACAGATACAATTTGCCGTCATCATCGAGAAAAAAGGCCGGGTCCCAGGCGCCAATCTGGAATGGCTCCACGGCCTCCCTCCACTCATTGGCCTTGGGGTTGGTGCTCATCCAGATGGGGAAGTTTTTCTCGTGAGTTGAGCCAAAAACCAACAGCGTGTCACCTAGCACAAACACGGCGGGGGCGCACAGGTCATCATATACCTTGTGTTGGGGCTTGAGGAAAGAGCGGGAAATAAACTTCCAGTTGTAGAGGTCCTTGCTCCACCAGTAGCCCCACTGGTTAGTGCTGAATAGGTAATACTCTCCTTTATATAGGGTAATAACCGGGTCGGCGGTGGCGCGGTGCCGGCCCGCTTCCGCAAAGTTCGGGATGGGCGTGTAGCCGTAATCCAGGTTCAGCGGGTTGCAATACGTACGCTGGCCTGGGCTGGAGGCTGGCTGGGCCTGTCCTGGACCAGAGAGGCCTAGCAGCGCGGAAAGAAGCAGGAGCAGGATTCGGGGCATGGTGGAGGATAGTACTTAAGAGGACCATCAGGCTGAGCGCAGTCGAAGCAACGCTACCGCTTCAATGCCGATACCTAGGCCAGTTGACCTGGCCAGCAGCAAAGCGGCTTCGACTGCGCTCAGCATGATGGTCTGCCTTTTAGTAAACAGCTTACTTCTTTACTTGTGGGCTTTCGAAGCCCAGCTTCGTGAGGCCGCGCTGCACATCGGGGCTGCTCATGAAAAGCTTCCAGAGCAGGCCCGAACGGTGATTTTCAATCATGCCCACAATGGGGCCCTGGTCAATGGCCAGGTGCGACTTAGCGTACCAGTTGTGGTGCTCACTAAAGCCATCAACAAACCCGTACTCGCTCCAAATCTTGTCGCCGAGGTCGTTGTAGAAATGCTTCATAGCCGCCATAGACTCCTGGGGGGCATACGGCATAGCCGATAACGCCGCAGTGGGCGAAATCACTCCTAAGTCTTCGGTGGGCGAGTGGGCTGCGTACCCTTTGTAGCTGTCAGAAGCCGTTAGGCCCCAGCTATTGGGGCCGTAGCCCTTGTACTTCTTGGGGTTATCAACGCAGTAAGCGTAATTGATGCGGGTGTGCGCCTGGTTTTGCTGCCAGTAATCGGCGTACTGGTCTTTCAGACCGCGGGGGTCAAGGCCCAGAAACGTGTAGTGCGAGAAAAACAGCGGCCCACCGTAGTCAAAGCCTAAGGGCAGCTTGATGTTGTAGAACTCCTTGCCGTTTTTGAAGTAGTCGCCGGTAGCCCAGCCCTGGTCATACACCTTCTTATCGATGGCGTACTTAGGCGATGATGCGGCCAGTACATAGGTTATCAGGCACTCATTCCAGCCATGAATCTGGTGGTTCATGCTCCAGCCGTTGTTGGGGCTCCAGTGCCAGTACAGCACGTTTTGGCCGCCTTGGGTGTGCCAGTTCCACTCCACCCCTTCCCACATCCAAAGAATGTGGTTGCGTAGGTCCTGCTCGGTTTTGCTGGCGCCGGTAAAGTATTGGCGGGCGCAAATCAGGCCCTCAAACAGAAAGGAAGTTTCTACCAGGTCGCCGCCATCATCTTTCTGGCTGAAGCGAATAACCTTGCCCGTAGCTCCATTCAGCCAGTGCGGAAACACGCCGTGGAAGGAATCAGACTTCTCCAGAAACTTCACGATTTTGAAAATGCGGCCGGCCGCCTCTTCCCTTGGAATCCACTTGCGCTCGGCGGCCACGATAATGGCCATAATTCCGAAGCCCGTGCCCCCCGTGGTGACTACCTCATTGCCGTACTCGTAGGCCACATTGCTCCGCTCGCGGGCCATGCCGGATACGGGGTGCCCGAAGTCCCAGAAGTAGCGGAAGGTTTGCCGCTGCACCAGGTCCAGCAGCTGCTCATCCGTTAGGTTCTTGGGGCGTTTCCTGGGGTCGAAGGTAGTGGCAGTGATTGGCGCTTTTTTAGCGGCTGGCTTTTGCTGAGCCCCCACTAGGCCAGGGAGCAGCAGCCAGAAAAATATCAGAAAGCGTGTTTTCATATAGTAGTGTTTAGCGGGCCCCGAGAAGGAAAGGCCGCCCCACGGCAGATTCGCAGAACGACCTTTACCTTACCTGGCCACTTAGTACCCAGGGTTTTGGGTGAGCTGACCGCCGCTCAAGTCAATTTGCTCCTGCGGGATGGGGAATAGCTCATTTTTACCCTTCGTGAACGTTTTGCCCTGCGCCGCGAAAATGGGCACAATGCGGCCAGGCTGCACGCTCTCCTGGCGCACCAGGTCAAAGAACCGGTCATGCTCCAGGGCCAGTTCTACGCGGCGCTCCTGCCAGATATTGGCCAGTGTAACGGTAGTGCGGGCGGGCAGGCCAGCCCGTGACCGAACCAGGTTAAGATTAGTTAGCGCAACGGCCGTGTTACCCGTTTGAAAAGCGGCCTCGGCGTTAATGAGCAGCACCTCGGCGTAGCGCATCACCCGAATGTTCTTGGGCAGAAAATCGTTGTTGCCGCAGTTTTTCTCCTGGGTGCGGCTGTGGTAAGCCTTATAGCTGTACCGGAAGTTCTCTACTGAGTCTTTGCTCGGAATGCGGAAGCCATCCCAGAGCACCGTACCCGTGCGGGCCGTGGTGATAAAGATGATGCTGCCCGCCCGGCGCTTGTCGCCGGGTTCGTAGGCATCGGCCAACTGCTGGGTAGGAGTATTAAATCCAAAACCCAGGTCGGCCCAGCCACCGCGGCCGCCTGAGCGTGGCCCCTGGCTTACGGTGTAGAGCTCCACCGCCGAGTTGTTACAGGCGGAGTTAATGCCCGTTTGCACCTCAAAAATCGACTCCTGACTGTTGGCCCCTACCTCGCGCCAAATCCCCTCATAGTTAGGATACAGACCGTATGCCCCCGATTTGCCCGTGATAATTTCATTGGTGAGGGCGTAGGCCTGCTGGTAGTTTTTCTGGTAGAGATACACCTTGGCCAGCATAGCCTGCGCGGCAGCTTTGGTAGCGCGGCCGGTTTCGGTGGCTCCCTTCAGGGGCAGGTTGTTGGCCGCAAACTGCAGGTCATCAATAATGAGCTGGTAAATTTCCTGGGCGGTGGCCCGCTTCTGTAGCTCGGGGTTATTCAGCTCTGAGGCGGCCGGCACCCGGTCTAGCTTCGGCACGCCGCCAAACAGGCGCACCATGTTGAAGTAGAAATACCCGCGCAGAAACCTTACTTCGCCAATCAGGCGGTTGCGGGTGGTTTCCGGGGCAGGACTCAGCGGAATCTTATCAAGGGCCTGGTTTGCCCGGTTGATACCCTGGAAATACCCCTTCCAAGCATTGTTGACCACCCCATTGGTTGCATTCAGGGTGAGGTTGTCAACTTCAGCGGCGGCGGAGTAGTCTTGGGGCGTGCTGCCTTTGTCGGAGTCGTCGGAGGCAATATCCGTCAGAATCACGAACTGCAGGCCGTGAATATCGGGTCCAAAACCACCCAGATACATGGTGTTGTACACCCCATCAACGAGCTTCTGTGCCGCCGCGGGGTCAGTGCGGATTTGGTCCTCGGTGAGCTGGCCCTGGGGAGCTACTTCCAGGAAATCTTTACAGCCTACGGCACCTGCCGTAAGCGCCAGGCCTAGCGCCGCCAGGTAGAAGCGCCGGGAAATAGTAGTTGCTATGGCTTTCATGAGGCGACGGACTTAGAAATTAACATTGAGACCGAGCGCGAGCGTGCGGCTGGTGGGGTACGTGGTAGCTTCAATGCCCGCATCCAAGGGGCCACCAGGCAGCTCCGGCGTAAAGCCCGAGTAGTTGGTGATGGTGAACAGGTTCTGGCCCGTGGCAAACACCCGCAGCGAGGAAATGTGCGCCCGCTTGGTGAGGTCGGCGGGAATGGTGTAGCCCAGTACCAGGTTGTTCAGCCGAATGTAGGAGCCCGACTCAATGAAATACGTGGAATTTGGCGTGTTGCTGCGAATAGCAAACGGGTCGGTCTGCGACGGATTAGTCGGGGTCCAGCGGTTATTGGCGAAGTCCGATTCAATGTTGTCCGTCACGGCGTTGCTGGCCTGCCGCTTGTAGTTGTACACGTCATTGTTCACGTTGCCCGAAAACACAAACGAGAAATCAAGCCCCTTGTAGTTGAGCCCGCCGTTGATGCCAAAGTACATGGGCGGCTGGTACGAGCCCGCGTATACCCGGTCGTTAGGATCAATCACGCCGTCGCCGTTTGTGTCAGCGTACTTCAGGTCACCGGGTTGGGGCGTCAGGAAGGTATACTTCGGATAGGCATCAATCTCGGCCTGGTTCTGAAATACTCCTACTGCCTTCAGCACGTAGAAGCTGCCCGCAGCTACCCCGTTACCGGAGCGTGTTACGTTGTTGGCACCGCCAAACAAGGCTTGCCCGCCGTTGAGAGCCTCAATACGGTTCTTGTTGAAAGTGGCATTCACCCCAAAGTTGTAGGAAAAGTCGTCACCTACGTTGTTGCGCCAGGTAAGGGCCGCCTCCACGCCACGGTTGCTGATGTCGGCGGCGTTGGTAATGTACTGGTTGTTGGGGTCACCGAACAGGGCCGGAATGTTCACCGGAATCAGGGCGTCGGTGGTGGTTTTGCGGTAGTAGGTTAGCTCACCGGTCAGGTGGTTGTTTAGCGTGGCAAACTCCACGGCCGCATCATACTCCGTGGTTACTTCCCAGCGTACATCCCGGTCTTTAATCTGACTGATAACAGCCCCCAGCACAGGCGCGTTGTTGAACACATACGGGATGTTCACATCGGCCGTGGTGATGTAGGCGTTGGCATCAATCTGGTCGTTGCCGAGCTGCCCATAGCTGGCGCGCAGCTTCAGGAAGTTCAGTACGTTCTGATCTTTCAGGAATCCCTCCTCAGTCAGTACCCAGCCCAGGCCTAACGAGGGAAACAGCCCCCAGCGCTGACTGGAGTTGAACTTAGAGGTGCCATCGTAGCGCACGTTCGTTGTCAGCAGGTACTTATCGGCGAAGGCGTAGTTGATGCGGCCCAGGAACGAAAGGCGCCGATCTTTCCCCAGCACGGGTGAGCCGTTGACGGACGTATTCGGGTCGCCGGTGCCAAGGTACCACTGGTTCGGGTCTTCGGGCACGTTGCGCCGGCTGCCAGAAAGGGAGTTGGTGTTTCCCTCTTCCATCACGGTACCGGCCAGCACCGTCAGGTTGTGCTTCTCAGCAAAAACCCGCTGGTAGGTGGCCGTATTTTCCCAGAGGTAGCGGCTGCTGTTGATCTGGGTTACATCGAGAGAGCTCTGCGGATTGCGCTGGTTGCCCCCGGCGGCCAGGAACGTTTGCTCATCATTGAGGTACTGATAGTTGTAAACGCGCCGGTTGTTGAAACTCAGGTCAACGTTGATAGCTGAGCGCAGTGTGAGCCCCTCAATGGGCAGAAAATTCAGGCCTACGTTGCCTTGCAGGCGATTCTCGTAGGAGCGATTATTGTTCTTCTCAATGTCGAGAAGGGGGTTGCCCACGTTGCCAAAGGCGGAGGTATTGCCGTAGCGGCCACCCTCCTTGGCCGTAATAATGGGCGCCGCGCGGTACGAATTCTGGAAGGCCGTCCCGAAGTTTACATCCCGGGTATTGGCCCGACTAAATGAAGCCTGCGAGTTGATGCTGAACTTAGGCGAGATGGTAAAGTCGGTGTTGGAGCGGACGGTCAGGCGGGAAAACTTGTTGTTGATGGCCAGGCCATCATCCTGCAAAATATTGCCGCTGAAGTAGTACCTCACGCTCTCGTTCGCTCCCGATACTGCCAGATTATGGTTCTGGTACATGGCTCGCCGCAGAAGCTGGTCGTACCAGTCGGTGTCGGCGGTGGTGGTGGGTATCGTTACGTTGGGGGAAGTGCTGCGCAGGTACTCTATGTATTGCCCCGCATCGGCCATTTTCACCAGGTGAGCGGCTTGCTTGAAGCCAATGGTGGTGTTATAGCTTAACACCGGCTTGCCCTGCTTGCCCTTTTTGGTGGTTACGATGATAACGCCGTTGGCGCCGCGCACCCCGTAGATAGCCGCCGCCGAGGCATCCTTGAGTACGTCAATCGTCTCAATATCGGAGTTGCTCAGGTTACGGATGTCGGTGGTTTGCACGCCATCTACCACGTACAAGGGGTTGGCGCCGGCCAGCAGCGTACCCGTGCCTCGTATCCGGACTACGGGTTGAGCATTAGGCGTGCCGTCGGTGGTGATTTGCACGCCGGCCGTTTTGCCTTGCAGCGCCTGGGTTGGTGTCTGCACCGGCTGGTTCACAATTTCCTCGCCCTCAATGCGCGCCACGGCCCCGGTTACGTCCTGCTTGCGCTGGGTGCCATAGCCCACTACCACAACCTCGCTGAGGGCTTGTGAGTCGGGGGCCAGGTTTACATCAACAGTAGTGCGCCCTCCTATTGCTACCTCCTGAGAGGTGTAGCCAATAAAGGAGAACACCAGGGTCCCATTATCAGGGGCAACAAGGGTGTAGCGCCCCTCCAGGTCGGTTTGGGTACCCGTGGCTGAGCCTTTCACTACCACGTTTACGCCGGGCAGCCCCGCTCCTTTTTCATCCACTACCCGGCCGGTTATGGTAACGTCGGCGAGGGCAGCTGGCCGCAGAATAATACCGCTGGCAAAGGGCTCGTAGGCAATGTTTAACGGGGTGAAGAGTGTGTGCAGCACCTGGCCTAGTGGTTGGCCGGCGGCCGTAATAGACACCCGGCGCCCGGCGCCAATCAGCTGCCGGCTGTACTGAAAGCGTACGTTGGTCTGGCTCTCAATCTTGTTGAGTACCGAATGCACGGTTTCGTCCTGGGCAACCAGCGTGATGGGCTGCTCCAATACGTCTTGCGCCCTAGTGGGCAAGGCCGTGGCGGTAGCCATACTGCTCAGCAGCGTGATGCACAGGGGCTGCAACAGGGCAGCGCGGGTAAGTAAATGAGGTGGGGGGAAGTGTAGGGGATTTTTCATGCGTAAGGTGGGATTGGGAAAACTCACGGCACTGAACAGGTCGCGGGGAAACCGGAAACCACGTGTCAGCTCAGGCAACTCAGCTGGCCACTAACGATTCCGTAGTTGCGGGTACAATGAGGGTTTTATATACTCATAGGCAAGAAAAAAGTGAGCTGCAGGTGGCCTAGCGAACTACGCAGCCGGGGCTGCGGAACAGAATATGGGTTTCAGATTTCTTATAAGAAGCGCCCATAGTTTTGCAAAGCACATTGAGCTTATGGTAGAGCGACTCATCACTTAGGTTCAGGGTAACGGTGCAGTTAGCCAATTGGGCAGGGTCATACTGAATATCAACGCCGTAGGCCTCTTCCAGGGCTGACAGCACCTCCGTCACCGGTCGGTCATCGAATACAAACGATTGCGGAGTGATCTGCACTGGCTGGGCCACCAGCTGCCGCTGCAGCTCATGGCGCACCGGCGAGTACACTGCTTGCTGGTTGGGCAACACCACCACCGCCTTAGGTAAGCTGCCCCCCCCTAACGATGTCGCGGCCAGCGGGTTTACGCGCACCCGGCCAGTTCTTACCTTCACCACTACCGGTTCAGCCCCATCGGGGGCGCGCACCAGGAAGCTGGTACCCAGCACCGTTGTCACCACGTTGTTGGTGTATACCCGGAACGGATGCGCTTTATCAGGGTGAATATCGAAGAAGGCCTCCCCTCTCAGGTATACGGTGCGGTGGGCCGCTGCAAAACGGCGCGGGTACTTTAGCTGGCCCTGAGGTGACACTTGCACAGTGCTGCCATCGGTGAGGTGAATGGTTTGGGGTTGCGCCGTAGTATTTACAAATAACTGCCAATCAGCTGCTTGCTGAACTACAGCAGCAGGACCTGTAGTGGGCCGGGTAAGCCACTGCTGAGCACCAACCCCAAGGCCCAACGCCAGCAGCGCCGCCGCTGCCCACCCGATGCCACCCGCGTACCAGCGCCGACTGGTTGGCTGACTCGAATCTTCAGCGTCGAGAGACTGGGCTTCAATGCGCTGCCAGAGCTCTGCCCGCAGCTGTTCGCGCTCAGCCGGACTGAGCGTAAGCGGAGGCTGCTGGTGGCCTAGCAGGCTATACCATTGCTCCACCACTCGCCTTTCGTCGGGCGTACATTCACCTTGCTGATAGCGCTGCAGAAGGTAGAGAAAGTCAGTTTGCTTCATAGCGTATCAGCGAAACACAGGCAGCGGGTTATTGATACAGTCGATTAACTCGGCTGTATCCCTAGTCTGCAATTAAATTTTTTCTAAAAAAGATGCAGCTATACCCCAGCAGGGCAGCCATTTGCTTGGCAAAGGCCCTAAATATCCTTATTTAATTCCTTCAACATCAGTCACTTGTCTTATAACATCACTACCAGCAGCAGTACCGCCAGAAAATCGCGCAGGCTCACCCGTAATACCTTCAGGGCTCGGGTGAGGTGATACTCCACGGTTTTGCGGGAGATGTTGAGGCGCACGGCTATTTCAGGCACCGATTGGTGCTCCAGCCGGCTCAACCGAAACACCTCACGGGTGTGCTCGGGCAGCCGCATCAGGCTGTTTACCAGGGCCAGAGAAAGGTCGTCGGCCGCTACGGTTTCCTCGGTGCTGTGGTCTTCGGGCGCTACTTGCAGGCGGGTGCGCTCTTGGTAGTTAACCTGCGTGAGCCGGGCCTTGAGCACATCTATCACCCGGTATTTTATTGCCTTTAGTAAATAGGGCTGCAGGGTCTGGATATCCTGGGTGTGCCGTTTGAGCCAGAGTGCGGCAAATAAGTCTTGCACAATTTCCTCGGCGGCTTCCCGGGAGCTGAGCTTGCGGTAGGCCACGGCCAGCAGCTGCTCCCAATACCGCGCATAAATTTCTGCAAAGGCCTGCTTATCATCTGCCCGCAATGCCCGCACCAGGGCCTCATCGGTACAGGCGGCGTACAACTGGTGGGGCTTGAGTGATGGAGGTTGGGACGAAGGCATGGGCGCGCGGCAAGACAAACGTAGCATACTTCTCAGCAGGCTCTACCCAAATCCGGTTGCAAGCCTGCAGCTGTAGTCGTTGCCGGATGTATACGGGGCAACCCGGTAGTTTGGTGCCGGCAGGGCTGGCTCCTGAAAAATTGGTTATACGGGAGCGACTTGCACCAGCTAACTTGCTGCCCTGCTTATCTACTTATTACGCGTTGCCTACCTCCTTAGCACCCGCTAAACTCTTGTTCATCTGCAGCCAAAACCGTTGGCGCAGCCTCACGGCAGAACGGCTCTTTGACGGCCACCCCACCTACGAAGCCCGCTCGGCGGGTACTGAGCCGGGTGCCCGCGTGCGGGTTACGGCCGGGCACCTGGGCTGGGCCGATGTGGTGCTGGTAATGGAACGCAAGCACACTGAT from Hymenobacter taeanensis encodes:
- the bglX gene encoding beta-glucosidase BglX, with the protein product MKRVFRTALLMSLGLLTPQLQAHNADSTTATAPSADDQKMNKFISDLMQKMTLEEKIGQLNMITVGFDVTGPVVSKDVDANIRKGNVGSVLNTFTPKAARKLQEMAVKESRLHIPLIFGYDVIHGHRTIFPIALGLASSWDLQAIERSARIAAEEASADGINWVYSPMVDIARDPRWGRISEGSGEDPYLGSQIARVMVRGYQGSDLTKNNTVMACVKHFALYGAAEAGRDYNTTDMSLVRMYNEYLPPYKAAVEAGAGSMMSSFNDINGIPATGNKWLMTELLRNHWGFDGFVATDYTAINEMSAHGMGNDAQVSALALNAGIDQDMVGEIFLKNLAQNLKDGTVKQEQIDLACRRILEAKYKLGLFQDPYLYTNEKRAKATMMKKEYVADARDIARKSMVLLKNSNNTLPLKKVGTIALVGPLATRQRDMIGSWSGAGDWKQAVSLEQGIRNVAGNSVKIVTAQGANFTDDQQMIDRLNAHGGELNVDKRSAETLIQEAVQAAQGADVIVAAVGESQGMTGEAASRADIGLPGQQLELLKALKKTGKPLVIVLMSGRPLTLPWEDQNADAMLETWFAGSQAGNAIADVLFGAYNPSGKLTATFPQSVGQIPLYYNHKNTGRPYGGVSLDKYKSRYLDVTNDPLYPFGYGLSYTTFQYDKPELSTNTLAMNGTLEVKVNVKNTGNYDGEEVAQLYIRDMVGSISRPVKELKGFQKVMLKKGESRTLTFRLTPDDLKFYNNDLKLVAEPGDFQVFVGGNSRDVQMASFKLQ
- a CDS encoding family 43 glycosylhydrolase; this encodes MPRILLLLLSALLGLSGPGQAQPASSPGQRTYCNPLNLDYGYTPIPNFAEAGRHRATADPVITLYKGEYYLFSTNQWGYWWSKDLYNWKFISRSFLKPQHKVYDDLCAPAVFVLGDTLLVFGSTHEKNFPIWMSTNPKANEWREAVEPFQIGAWDPAFFLDDDGKLYLYWGSSNEFPLYGQQISRKTFQPIGQPKTMFGLNDKQFGWQRFGEYLDNTFLSPFMEGAWMTKYQGKYYLQYGAPGTEFSGYADGVQISDKPLGPFTPQKHNPFAYKPGGFARGAGHGNTFQDTWGNWWHLSTMVISVKNNFERRLGLWPAGFDKDGVLYANTDFGDYPHYLPTGPEDHLKSRFTGWMLLNYQKPVQVSSTLGGYEPNYAVDESIKTCWSAATGNKGEYLQTDLGSLSTVHAIQINYADQDAAFLGKQQGIYHQYRLWESKDGRKWKVLVDKSRNQTDVPHDYIELARPVQTRYLKLENIHMPTGKFALSGLRIFGLGSGSPPNQVKGFVVLRTEKDKRSAWLNWTPSADAYAYNIHVGIAPDKLYSCIMVHGAAEYYFKGMDKDLPYYYTIEAINENGVSSRTSVLAVK
- a CDS encoding glucoamylase family protein, translated to MKTRFLIFFWLLLPGLVGAQQKPAAKKAPITATTFDPRKRPKNLTDEQLLDLVQRQTFRYFWDFGHPVSGMARERSNVAYEYGNEVVTTGGTGFGIMAIIVAAERKWIPREEAAGRIFKIVKFLEKSDSFHGVFPHWLNGATGKVIRFSQKDDGGDLVETSFLFEGLICARQYFTGASKTEQDLRNHILWMWEGVEWNWHTQGGQNVLYWHWSPNNGWSMNHQIHGWNECLITYVLAASSPKYAIDKKVYDQGWATGDYFKNGKEFYNIKLPLGFDYGGPLFFSHYTFLGLDPRGLKDQYADYWQQNQAHTRINYAYCVDNPKKYKGYGPNSWGLTASDSYKGYAAHSPTEDLGVISPTAALSAMPYAPQESMAAMKHFYNDLGDKIWSEYGFVDGFSEHHNWYAKSHLAIDQGPIVGMIENHRSGLLWKLFMSSPDVQRGLTKLGFESPQVKK
- a CDS encoding RagB/SusD family nutrient uptake outer membrane protein: MKAIATTISRRFYLAALGLALTAGAVGCKDFLEVAPQGQLTEDQIRTDPAAAQKLVDGVYNTMYLGGFGPDIHGLQFVILTDIASDDSDKGSTPQDYSAAAEVDNLTLNATNGVVNNAWKGYFQGINRANQALDKIPLSPAPETTRNRLIGEVRFLRGYFYFNMVRLFGGVPKLDRVPAASELNNPELQKRATAQEIYQLIIDDLQFAANNLPLKGATETGRATKAAAQAMLAKVYLYQKNYQQAYALTNEIITGKSGAYGLYPNYEGIWREVGANSQESIFEVQTGINSACNNSAVELYTVSQGPRSGGRGGWADLGFGFNTPTQQLADAYEPGDKRRAGSIIFITTARTGTVLWDGFRIPSKDSVENFRYSYKAYHSRTQEKNCGNNDFLPKNIRVMRYAEVLLINAEAAFQTGNTAVALTNLNLVRSRAGLPARTTVTLANIWQERRVELALEHDRFFDLVRQESVQPGRIVPIFAAQGKTFTKGKNELFPIPQEQIDLSGGQLTQNPGY
- a CDS encoding SusC/RagA family TonB-linked outer membrane protein → MKNPLHFPPPHLLTRAALLQPLCITLLSSMATATALPTRAQDVLEQPITLVAQDETVHSVLNKIESQTNVRFQYSRQLIGAGRRVSITAAGQPLGQVLHTLFTPLNIAYEPFASGIILRPAALADVTITGRVVDEKGAGLPGVNVVVKGSATGTQTDLEGRYTLVAPDNGTLVFSFIGYTSQEVAIGGRTTVDVNLAPDSQALSEVVVVGYGTQRKQDVTGAVARIEGEEIVNQPVQTPTQALQGKTAGVQITTDGTPNAQPVVRIRGTGTLLAGANPLYVVDGVQTTDIRNLSNSDIETIDVLKDASAAAIYGVRGANGVIIVTTKKGKQGKPVLSYNTTIGFKQAAHLVKMADAGQYIEYLRSTSPNVTIPTTTADTDWYDQLLRRAMYQNHNLAVSGANESVRYYFSGNILQDDGLAINNKFSRLTVRSNTDFTISPKFSINSQASFSRANTRDVNFGTAFQNSYRAAPIITAKEGGRYGNTSAFGNVGNPLLDIEKNNNRSYENRLQGNVGLNFLPIEGLTLRSAINVDLSFNNRRVYNYQYLNDEQTFLAAGGNQRNPQSSLDVTQINSSRYLWENTATYQRVFAEKHNLTVLAGTVMEEGNTNSLSGSRRNVPEDPNQWYLGTGDPNTSVNGSPVLGKDRRLSFLGRINYAFADKYLLTTNVRYDGTSKFNSSQRWGLFPSLGLGWVLTEEGFLKDQNVLNFLKLRASYGQLGNDQIDANAYITTADVNIPYVFNNAPVLGAVISQIKDRDVRWEVTTEYDAAVEFATLNNHLTGELTYYRKTTTDALIPVNIPALFGDPNNQYITNAADISNRGVEAALTWRNNVGDDFSYNFGVNATFNKNRIEALNGGQALFGGANNVTRSGNGVAAGSFYVLKAVGVFQNQAEIDAYPKYTFLTPQPGDLKYADTNGDGVIDPNDRVYAGSYQPPMYFGINGGLNYKGLDFSFVFSGNVNNDVYNYKRQASNAVTDNIESDFANNRWTPTNPSQTDPFAIRSNTPNSTYFIESGSYIRLNNLVLGYTIPADLTKRAHISSLRVFATGQNLFTITNYSGFTPELPGGPLDAGIEATTYPTSRTLALGLNVNF